Part of the Vigna unguiculata cultivar IT97K-499-35 chromosome 3, ASM411807v1, whole genome shotgun sequence genome, caaattaagaaaaactcTGAGTTCTAATGTTTATTTagcataaaagaaaataaggatAATATGGAAACATTTGATTCTTGTTGAATATGATGGTTCAAAGTATACTTTATTATGCTTTTAAGGGCTTGCATAAGAtggtattttaaaagtatttttgtttgttaaataGTATCCATTGATTATTGCTTCCATAATCTACTAGCATTGCTTTTCATTTAGTTATATGTTTACAACATTAAAGTAACACTTAATATACCTCTCAACTCACACTCGATAAGAAACACAAGTTGGGATGCGAGAAACAACTCAATAATAATAACCCATTCCGTACAAGACGGCTAATGGACCGGCCAAGATGacctgttatttttttttaatttttaatttgttttcaatattttattttatttttaaattcatttatatatacatatatacatataaatgaatattataaacatatttaatcatataaaatatcttcTAAAGTTTTagttgattagttaatgtttctaattagataaattaaaataagcattacatttacatgttaaattactttatttaattaataattgaaacttaatttgtaagtgTTAGTGGTTTAAATCACAATACTagtatatatttacatatttaaaaattataatataaaaaaattaatctttttaattatttattatttttgatggGCTGAtgggttgaaatcttcaacccagTCAGTTCATTTTAACACGGGTTGACAAGCTGCCCAGTCAAATCCAACCCATTTTGTTACCCTGGACTATGACCATTATCAACCTTACTTGACTCAATCCAACTTAATTTGTCTCTACGCAACCTAACATGGACACAACTTTACTCAATTTGATGTAGGCATGGCTCGAATAAACTAAAGGTGGGCTTCACTCGACCATAGGTGGGCAAGATATGACTCAACCAAAAACGGGTATGACTCGACTTAAGGTGGATCCAACTTGAATATGCTTGAGGTGAGGCCAATATGAACCAATCCAAGATGGCCCAACTCAACTCGAGGTGAGGAAAGTCTAACCCAACTCAGACATGGGCCTAACACTACTTGGTCCAAGGTGGGACCGAATCGACTCAATCCGAGGTGGCCCAAACTAGTCAAGGTGGGCGACTTAACTTGACTTAAGGTGTGTTTGACATGACTTAGCCCAATATGGATCTGACTTATATAACTCAATATAGGTTTGTCATAATTCGGTCAAACGTGAGTTTGACTTTACTTAACTCAGCTTGACGCGAACCTGACTTACCTCAGCCTAAGGTGAGTCTGACTCAACTTTGCTCAAGGTGTGCTTAACTCAATTGAGCCAAGTGTGTATCAAACTCAATTGTGCCCAAGGTGGGCATGAATAGACTCAGTTGGAGGTAGGCCTAACTCAACTTAGTTTGAGGAGAGACCAACTTAATTTGGCCTAACTTGGAACAAATGTAAGCTTAACCTGACTCAATATAACATGAGCTCAAGTTTACTTGGCTTAATGTGGACTCAGTTTGATTAGGCCCGACACGAGCCCAACTCGACTAGGATCGATATGGGTACAAGGTCAAAATTTAAAGTCCACTATAAATCACACATTGTAGACGCTTAATGTGGACTTGATAAAATTACAAGATAtaccttctccttcttccatgTGCCAAGCCTCTATGTCCAACCCCTCTACCCAATAGCAATGATGCACCTCTTCACCTCCATTATGGAATTTGACGAAGGGAGGAGAATGGGGCTTCATCGATCTTGAGACAGAGGATGTTATGGTGAATGGAGAAAGTGAGAATCAAAGGTTTGGCTTGGGGTTGTGATTTGGGGGTGAGGTCGCTGTCAGAGATGGTGACATGATGATAATGAGGGAGGAGGAGCTAGGGATGCATGATTGGGCTCGTTTGCAAAATGCGGTTTGGCGGGagtagaaaaagagaaagagaacgAGGCGTATTCCATGAGAGAACCATGAGAGAATGAAAGTGTCTTCTCTAGCGTAGGCTACTTTTTGGTTGGAATGATGGAGATGGAGGTTTGTACAATGCTgaggaaaaatgaaaatgttgatGATGGGTGGAATGGGTCCTTGTGAATTAGGTTTAAGGTGAGAAAAATGGAGATGAGGAGTGGGGGAGGAAGGAGAAGAAGCATGTGGAAACCCAATTTGGAAATACCTTGTAAAACACCCAATCTAGAATGTCTTTTTGAATGTCTTCGTGAATGTATATTTTGGAACATATTTCCAAATCTGGAAATATTTTCTGAAATGCATTTGTTCTCAAGAGTCAAAGTTGAACGAAACAACTCTCATATTGAAGGCTTTTATCGACCAGTAACCACCAACATGGTCGTCCGTgtaaccaccaccaccaacctCATCACCTCCAAATCTACCCTAGCTCCCCCATCATAAAGAGAGTTGTGAAAGGGAAGACTCTAACCGTGTTACTTACCGTTTGGTGTTAAGaacattttatattcatttataaagtGTACAAATGAAATTGATGAATACTTTATACTTTAAAGTAGGGATGCactacaattttaattaatagtttgacataaaaaaacatatttaataaaaagatacaaattgcaataatatttttaagatgaaaactaaattgaaaattttaatggaAAAACTAAATggacataaaaatattataaaaactaaaacatcGCATAcgatcaaaatttaaaaaaaaaatcaaaatacaattaTACGAACAGCCATTCTTTTTTATAGTTGGAAATGGAAACCAACAACTATTGATTTCACCGTGGAATGGAAAGTGTACCATTTCGGTGGGTAAAAGAAGCTTCTTCAATTAAAATGAACTATTAAAAGGAGCATAAAATTAGCTTTGTTGGTTGGTGGCAACAGCCAACTAATAAGATGGGATTGGGATCCTCTGCAATTTAATACAGAACTGCACTATGGGGGAATCAAATCCAACTGTCcatagtattttaaatttatttgtataaaattacataaacatGCGAATGGCCATGATTGTGTGAGATTGGTTTACCAAACTGCAGACAATCTGAACCGTTGCCATCAAAGTCTCGAAAACAGATGAAAGAATTCAAACGGCCAAAAGCGTCTGCGTCTGCACCTAcccaaagaaaatattaaaataataataaacggttgaaagaaaaacaaacagaaataaagattaaataatcAGGCATTTATTCCTCTCCTTGAAACATCagatgtttatttaatttttaaaaattaaatgagattaaataaggaaagtttttgtaattaataattaaattaaataattagaaaaaaaaagtagtcaCCTAACACTAATAGTGAAGGAAAGGGTAAGAAAGAAAGACAAGGGAGACGGCGAGTTGGGTTTTTTGAAGTGTGGGAGAGAGTCCGAACCAAACCTAAGAAACCCAACGTTGGAGAAAGTGATTCTGGTATTCTAGATTCTGGTTTCTTCTGTTCTGTTTATACGCACAAAACAACAACAGCCTCAGGAACAGAAACAGCAATGTCGAACACTAACTTGGAAGATGTTCCCTCTCTGGATCTCATGACTGAGCTCCTTCGTCGCTTCAAGTGCTCCTCCAAACCTGACAAGCGCCTTATTCTCATTGGTATCTCCAtccatctctctctctctattgaAAAATTTTCGTTGAGTTTTCGTTTCGTACTCGCTGTTAATTCAGATCCAAAAATGCTTTCGTTAAATAGCTCGATTCTTTCGCTCGTGTTGCGTTCCAATGTTGTCGATGCGGTTTTTAGGGTTTCCTTCGTGAGGCCTTATTATTTAATAGGGAATCTACCGATAAATTTGAGGGGTTTTAGCTATGCGGTTCAGGATGGGGATACTCTTATGCCTCAATGTATCGAGTTCTTCAGTTACTGGAGAAGAAAATGAGAGGATGGGCTTTACGCTTTACggattttttattgtgtttttctggttgtccttttttttttaactttcagtTTTCATTCTTTGGTGACGagcattatttttaatttggtgatTGTATGCTACAAATTTATTGCCTGGAACGGTGTACGGTGTTTTTGAACCCCACGAGGCATGTGGTGTTTCATAAAGTAGCTCTCGAACtgtttaatactttttttgtaTGTTTGTCATTTGAGCACGGTTCTCTAATTGTGAATCTACACGCGTATTAGGGAGGCTTGTGTGttctttctctgtttttttttttccgtgGTCATCATTCATTTGTAACttttacattttagtttttctttttttccttgcAGATTGCGTAACTGATGAGCTTTGTAGCTTTACTTTTAGACAGTAGAGACTTGCACTTATGTGCCAAAGAATTTCTTTTGGTTTGATTGGATGATAGTCTAGTCTCAAAATGATTCCAAATTCTTGAGGAATTTTCGTATTTTTCCTCTCATGCAAACTTTAGTGTGTAGATTTATCTGTTTACTGTTGGCAGAAAGATTTTAGGTCTGgggttttatttttctctcgATTTGATTTCAATCCAGTGATGCTGGTTTTTTCTCCTgaactttttttgtattttctcctGGACTTTTTTACTCACTTGATTATAATTGTACTCTACCACAGTGCCTTACTTTATTAGCTTGTTGCTCTCATATATGTGTTGGCATTTTCTTCGCTACTAATACAATTCTGGTCATCTGTGACACCAGCTCTTTGTATTTTCCAGACAGATAAAATGAGGAGCTAAATTGAGTTGTCCTATTGATCTTTCAAAGTGAACTGTTTGTCTCGAGTTAGATGGGGAATTTTAATGTGTATTCCTACAATCTTATCATTTTAAAGAGAGGTTTCATCCATAATGGATCCTCCTTTTCTATGCTTCTATTTTATCTATTACTTGGAAAACGAAGACAGTGAAACACTAGTCTTCCATACGCATTCAATCGAACCTATACACTGTGAAAGTGATAACTCCTGTAAATGATGAATAGCACTTGTATTTGTATTGGTTCTCTGTACTGCTCTTAGGctactattttaatttgatgAGTCCATGTCTTACATCAATGTTCTAATTACTGTCAATTAGTGAGTTAGGGTTAATCTCCATATTTGCCTTGGTTTCCTCATTTGAGTCATGCTTTAAGAATTTACAACATATgttgattttctttcttctgaAATTCTAGTGTATTATAGCTTAAAAATATGTTACTGCAGGCCCACCTGGATCTGGTAAAGGTACCCAGTCGCCAATCATAAAGGATGAGTACTGCTTATGCCACTTAGCTACTGGTGATATGTTAAGAGCAGCTGTAGCTGCCAAGACCCCTCTTGGTGTTAAGGCTAAAGAAGCTATGGATAAGGCAAAGCCTTCTTGCATGGAATCTTATTTGggaatttacttttttttaccaTGTATGTGTACGCTCGAGAGAGATTGCTAATAAGATATTATGTTACAATATTTCAGGGAGAACTTGTTTCTGATGACTTGGTTGTTGGGATTATAGATGAAGCAATGAAAAAACCATCATGTCAGAAAGGTTTCATTCTTGATGGTTTCCCAAGAACTGTGGTCCAAGCACAGAAGGTATGACATTGTTGGACATCTGACTTACTAGTGAGTTTCTTTTGTTTGAAATATTAGGCTTATGCAAAACAGAATTACTCGGTTTTATGCACTGTTTTGCATGCCGTTCACATACATCTTTTGAACttgctttttctttctttgcagCTTGATGAGATGCTGGATAAGCAGGGGGTGAAAGTTGATAAGGTGCTCAATTTTGCAATTGACGATTCAGTCCTTGAGGAGCGAATTACTGGTCGCTGGATACACCCATCTAGTGGCAGAACATACCACACAAAATTTGCCCCTCCTAAGGTTGCGGGGGTTGATGATGTAAGTCTGTAACTTTATTTAAACCCTGCAAAATTGTTAGTTACCTAAACATATCTTTTGCTTATAGGTGCTTTAACATTGATGGGAGTTCTGAAAAGCTGCAAGTATCATTCAAACTTAAGTAGTGTTTAGATGTCCGACAATGATTAGACATTTGGCCATGCACTTTTTTGTAAGACTTGGTCTATTCTCCACCTTAAAACTAGCTTTTGAGATTTTGATTTAGACACAGTCCCTTTCTAATACGGTGTCAGCCAAATTCAGTCTTGATGTTTCTGCTGTTCTAAAATGTGTATTCATACAAAACTTAAAACACCTGTCCAGTGTTGGGTGTGGGAGGAGGATGCTAGGATGTTGCACACTGACTTAGACTTTGGCTATGCTCCCCCTTTTAGTACTACTTAGGGTTGAATTAGAGGCtagttcaattttaataaaaataatgagatgCCACACTTTTTTTGTTaacatgttttattgaaaatgaatAACAATCTCCCTATTGAATTTGTGTTCCTCAGGTTACGGGCGAACCACTTATCCAGCGTAAGGATGACACTGCAGCTGTTCTGAAGTCAAGACTGGAGGCATTTCATAGGCAAACTGAGCCCGTATGATTCTGAATCCTTCTTTAAGCGTTCTGGTTCTTTATGATAATTCTTTATGATTGGAAATTTTTGCAATGAAATACAGGTTATTGACTACTATTCGAAGAAGGGCGTAGTTGCTAATCTTCATGCTGAGAAACCTCCCAAAGAGGTGACAGTTGAAGTAGAGAAAGTGCTGTCTTAGATAGAGTTCATCCCTGGATACTCCAGCTCGAACTGCAAGTGTTCCTTTTTTTAGGAAAACTTAACTTTGccaatttgtatttttaatatactcTGAAATTCGCTTACCTTTTCAGCTTTACTGCAAATGCCGGCTGTTCTCAACCCAGATTCGAAGAGCTACTTTGATGAATAAAAAGTCAagtgaatttgaatttatgttCTGCGTACGTTGTTGCATGAATTTTCTTTCGACATTTGGGTGGGAAAATCCGAGTTGCTCGTGTTCCCCGAACATGCTTTTGACGCTGTGGAATAAGATTTTCCGAAATATAATTGTTCGGTCTTTTGTTTTCCGTAAGTTTGTTCCTaaactttttcaaatatgaattattgttctttaatttttactgaaattaatttataaaattagtaaGTTATTCAAAGCTAAGATTGCAATAGTTGAAGGGATGACAAATGAATGTTTGTGGTATTGTCCAAATCGGttttattttgatggaaaaTTTTTGCATTTTATATATTCGTCAAGTTCCCATTCCTTACCCGATATCTATCCTTTTTCTCATTTCCATTC contains:
- the LOC114179878 gene encoding adenylate kinase 4 codes for the protein MSNTNLEDVPSLDLMTELLRRFKCSSKPDKRLILIGPPGSGKGTQSPIIKDEYCLCHLATGDMLRAAVAAKTPLGVKAKEAMDKGELVSDDLVVGIIDEAMKKPSCQKGFILDGFPRTVVQAQKLDEMLDKQGVKVDKVLNFAIDDSVLEERITGRWIHPSSGRTYHTKFAPPKVAGVDDVTGEPLIQRKDDTAAVLKSRLEAFHRQTEPVIDYYSKKGVVANLHAEKPPKEVTVEVEKVLS